The Geovibrio ferrireducens genome contains the following window.
ACCGACCCTGTGCTTGTTGCAGCGACCGATGGTGTGGGAACCAAGCTGAAAATAGCCTTTGATTCCGGCAAGCTGGACACAGTAGGCGTTGACCTTGTTGCAATGAGTGTGAACGATCTTGTGGTAACCGGAGCCAAGCCCCTCTTCTTCCTTGATTATCTGGCAACAGGCAAACTCGCGCCGGAGGATATGGCGGAAGTGGTAAAGGGCATAGCTGACGGATGCAGACAGTCCGGCACAGCGCTCATAGGCGGCGAAACTGCGGAGATGCCCGGCTTTTACAAGGAAGGCGAGTTCGACCTCGCAGGTTTCTGTGTGGGCATACTCGACAAGGCAAAAATGGTGGACGGCAGCAGGGTTGCAGCCGGAGATGCCATAATCGGCTTCGGGTCAACAGGTCTGCACAGCAACGGCTACTCCCTTGCCCGCAAAATATTTTTTGACGAACTTAAAATGGATGTGAAGGACGAAGTGAACGGCAAGCCCCTTTATGAGCTTCTCCTTGCACCTACAAAGATATATGTTAAAACAGTTCTCGCTCTCCTTGCCGAAGGCTTCGGCATAAAGGCTATGGCGCATATAACAGGCGGCGGCTTCTATGAAAACATACCAAGAGTTCTCCCCGAAGGGCTGAAAGCCTTGGTGGATAAGGGCAGCTTCACGAGACCCGAAATTTTCGACATCATAACCTCGAAGGTCAGTATAGAGAACCGTGAGCTTTACAGAGTTTTCAACATGGGCATAGGCTTCATAGCGGTAATCTCCGCTGACGAGGCGGAAAAGCTCAGAGCCCGCGCGGAGGAACTCGGCGAGAAAGCCTTCATAATAGGCAGAATAGCCGAAGGCGCAAAATCAGTTGAAATAAAAGGAATAGATTTCTGATGAAAATAGGGATACTGCTCTCCGGCAGAGGCAGCAACTTCAAGGCTATCAAGGCCGCAATAGACAAGGGCGAGATCAACAACGCCGAAATAGCCGTGGTAATCAGCAATAAGGCGGATGCCCAAGGGCTGGCCTATGCCGCTGAGTGCGGGCTTAAAACCGTTTATCTCAACCATAAGGACTTTGACGGCCGGGAAGCTTACGACCGTGAGATAGTGAAGCATCTGAACGAAGCAGGGGTTGATCTCGTCTGCCTCGCTGGGTTCATGAGGATCATCTCCCCTTATTTTGTTGAGCAGTACAGAAACAGGATAATAAATATTCACCCCTCGCTTCTTCCCGCCTTCCCCGGACTGGACGCACAGAAACAGGCTCTTGACTACGGAGTCAAATTCGCCGGATGCACCGTGCATTTTGTGGATGAGAAGATGGACAACGGAGCCATCATCCTCCAGAAATGCGTGCCCGTCACGGATGACGACACAGCGGAAACACTCTCCGCCCGCATCCTTGAACAGGAGCACAGGGCGTATCCCGAAGCTGTGCGCCTGATCGCAGAAGGCAGGCTGAAAACTGAGGGCAGACACGTTAAAATATTATGAGAAAACTGCTGGCAGCATCGGTTCTCTTTCTGATAAGCCTTTCAGCCTCCGCAGGAGATACAATGACGCTTGAAAACGGAGTGACATTCACAGTCATCGAACGCCCGTATACCGAAACGGTTTCAGTATCGGTTTTTATAAAAGGCGGATTATTCAGGGAAAACAAAACAAACAACGGCGTGGGCGCCCTCACATCCTCCGTATGGGTCAAGGGGAGCGAAATGCTCCGTGAGATGGAGTTTTACGGCGGCAGCATAGGCGCTGGTCAGGGCACTGACTCCTTCGAGATAGCCTTCTCCTCCACTGCCGAATATCTGGACAAGGCCATAGCCCTTTTCCGCCCCTTCCTCCACTCCCCTGAGTTCAGAGAGGATGTGTTCGAAAGGGAAAAGGCAATCCAGCTTGAGGAGATCAAAGCCATTCAGGACGATCCCTCCTCACTCTCGTTCCGCAACTTTATGAAGCTCTCCTACGAAGGCACGCCTTACGCGCTCACCATCGAAGGGGAAACGGAAGGTGTTGAGAAGCTAACCCTTGATGACATCAAGAAATTCTACCCTGTTCTGTTACAAGGGAAAAGCACCATAGTAACCGTTGCGGGCAGAATAACCCCGGAGCAGGCGGAAAAGCTTAAGGCGATCTTCGCAGACCTCCCCGCGGGCGCTGAATTCGGAACAGACTGCGCATACCCTGAGCAGAAGGAAGAAATATACAGGGAAGACCGTGACCCCAGAACACAACAGGCCAAGCTCTATGTCGGTTATGAAGCACCCGAAGCGGCTGACCCTATGTATGCGGCGGTGAAGGTCATGGCAGATATATTGGGCGGCGGGATGAGTTCACGCTATTTCACCGAAATGCGCAAAAACAGAGGCTACGCATACTCAGTGGGCGCTTTTTACCCCTCAAGGCTCTGCAAGTCCAGATTCGTAGGCCACATAGGACTCGAATACGCCAATGTGCCGGAAGCTGTAAAAACAATGGAAGAGATAAACAAAAGCTTCCTTGACTCGCTTACGGATGAAGAGCTGACCAAGGTCAAAAACTATATGCTCGGCAGACTTCTGATAGAGACGGAAACCAACAGCAAACAGGCATGGTACGCCAGCTTCTTCCAGAACGCAGGGCTCGGCAGCGGATACCTGACGAAATATATAGAAGACATCAAAGCCGTGGATAAGGATGCCCTCGGAAAAGCCGCGGAGATATTCAGTAAGCCGAAAACTGTCTATGTGCTGAGGTAGAATTTCTAATATCTGAAACAGAAATCACAAAAGTGAGTTTTTGAAGGGTTCGGGAAACTTTGTTCCAAAAAGTTTCCTGAAATAACCGAATATAAATAACTAAGCCGGCAATAACCAGGCTCCGTTTCCGGAGCCGCTACAGTTCCTCATCATCCTCGAAGTCAGAGAAGTCGTCCGCTGTTTTTGCGCGGTATTCAAGGGTTTCGATATAGAGGGGAAGGTCTTTTTTGGGAATGCTATTCTTTTCGGGAACCTGTATAACCTTAATCTTTTTATAAAAGTTCCACATATCAAGCTCCAGCACATCGCCCGCTTTCAGTGTGTAAGCGGGTTTGGCGGTGCGTCCGTTAACCGTGATGAAGCCTTCCCCTGCCGCTTCGTTGGCAACGGTTCTGCGCTTCATCAGGTTCATGGTTTTGAGAAACTTGTCCAGCCGCATAAGCCCCTAATACATATACTGCACAAGGATGCGCTGCTTGCTGTCCTTAAGCCATTTATCATAGATGGTTTTTATTTTTTCATCTGAAATTCTGGCTGAAACGGACTGTCTTATCTCTGCTGTACCTTCGTACTTGTCTTTGAAATTTTCCACATAGAGCACTCTGTACTCGCCGCCGAAAGCCTGAACACCGGTCAAATCCCCTTTGTGTTTGCCTTTAAGGAGATCCTGAAGGCTGGAATCCAGCGAGTCATACTCAAACCAGCCGAGGTAGCCGCCGTCATCATCATCGCCGAATTTGGCAACAGTTTCGACAAATGAGCCGTTCTTTCTGTAAAATTCCAGAGCCTTGTCAAGT
Protein-coding sequences here:
- the purM gene encoding phosphoribosylformylglycinamidine cyclo-ligase, with the protein product MDYRSSGVNIDEGNRFITLIKSMAESTYTEGVIGSLGGFAGFFSLKDAAGMTDPVLVAATDGVGTKLKIAFDSGKLDTVGVDLVAMSVNDLVVTGAKPLFFLDYLATGKLAPEDMAEVVKGIADGCRQSGTALIGGETAEMPGFYKEGEFDLAGFCVGILDKAKMVDGSRVAAGDAIIGFGSTGLHSNGYSLARKIFFDELKMDVKDEVNGKPLYELLLAPTKIYVKTVLALLAEGFGIKAMAHITGGGFYENIPRVLPEGLKALVDKGSFTRPEIFDIITSKVSIENRELYRVFNMGIGFIAVISADEAEKLRARAEELGEKAFIIGRIAEGAKSVEIKGIDF
- the purN gene encoding phosphoribosylglycinamide formyltransferase produces the protein MKIGILLSGRGSNFKAIKAAIDKGEINNAEIAVVISNKADAQGLAYAAECGLKTVYLNHKDFDGREAYDREIVKHLNEAGVDLVCLAGFMRIISPYFVEQYRNRIINIHPSLLPAFPGLDAQKQALDYGVKFAGCTVHFVDEKMDNGAIILQKCVPVTDDDTAETLSARILEQEHRAYPEAVRLIAEGRLKTEGRHVKIL
- a CDS encoding M16 family metallopeptidase, with protein sequence MRKLLAASVLFLISLSASAGDTMTLENGVTFTVIERPYTETVSVSVFIKGGLFRENKTNNGVGALTSSVWVKGSEMLREMEFYGGSIGAGQGTDSFEIAFSSTAEYLDKAIALFRPFLHSPEFREDVFEREKAIQLEEIKAIQDDPSSLSFRNFMKLSYEGTPYALTIEGETEGVEKLTLDDIKKFYPVLLQGKSTIVTVAGRITPEQAEKLKAIFADLPAGAEFGTDCAYPEQKEEIYREDRDPRTQQAKLYVGYEAPEAADPMYAAVKVMADILGGGMSSRYFTEMRKNRGYAYSVGAFYPSRLCKSRFVGHIGLEYANVPEAVKTMEEINKSFLDSLTDEELTKVKNYMLGRLLIETETNSKQAWYASFFQNAGLGSGYLTKYIEDIKAVDKDALGKAAEIFSKPKTVYVLR
- a CDS encoding RNA-binding S4 domain-containing protein, which translates into the protein MRLDKFLKTMNLMKRRTVANEAAGEGFITVNGRTAKPAYTLKAGDVLELDMWNFYKKIKVIQVPEKNSIPKKDLPLYIETLEYRAKTADDFSDFEDDEEL